From the genome of Phlebotomus papatasi isolate M1 chromosome 2, Ppap_2.1, whole genome shotgun sequence:
GCCAGCAATTTGCCAGATGTGAAGGTGCGAAAAATGATGCCTAGCAAGACGATAATAAAGCCCGAATGGATTGTCGATTGCTTGAAGGAACAGAAAATCATCGATTACAAGAAATATTTGTATGATTTCAATCACAGAGTCTCGCAGCCGAAATTAACATTTGCGCAGAAGGCAGAGGATGATGGGAAAAAAGCTCGAACAGCTGTTAATCCAAACTTCCTCTCGGAGTTCTACAGCAACTCTCGACTTCATCATATTTCAACTCTGGGGCTGGCACTCAAAGATTACGTGAATGACTTGAGGGAGAGGCATCAGGGAGATTTTCCCGGAAGGATTGAGATGAATTTTTCCCGAAACTCTGGTCCACCTGGACAGAAAGTCATCATGCACATTGATATGGATTGCTTTTTTGTTTCTGTGGGATTGCGCTCCAGGCCGCATCTTAGGGGACTTCCTGTAGCTGTTACTCACTCAAAAGGTGGTCGCAATCCGGTCTCTGCTGACAAGAGCTTCAAGGATCTATCTGCAATTGATGAGGAGGCTGCagaggaaaattcaaaaaatatcttgagaGTAGGATCTTCTGGTAAATCACTGTCACTCTCAGAGATTGCTTCCTGCAGCTACGAAGCTCGTCAGAAGGGCATAAAGAATGGAATGTTTATGGGAACGGCACTGAAGATCTGCCCAGACCTCAAAACAATTCCCTATGATTTTTCTCAGTACCGAGAAGTGTCCTACATTCTCTACGACTCCATTGCCAGATACACCCTGGACATTGAGGCTGTGAGCTGTGATGAGATGTTTGTTGACCTTACTGATCTCCTAGCCACCACAGGAGTGTCATGCGAGGATTTTATCACGCATATCCGGGCAGAGATTAAGCAGAAAACAAATTGTCCGTGCTCTGTGGGAATTGGAGAGAATCGCTTATTGGCCAGATTAGCTACCAGAAAAGCCAAGCCAGATGGACAGTACTTTTTCCCCCGGGAAAATATTCCCAACTTCATGCAGGACGTTCCCCTGAAGGATTTGCCAGGAGTAGGTAGGTCTACGTGCGAGAAACTGGGTGAAAATGGATGGGTGTCTTGTGGAGACCTTCAGGGAGTCCCTCTAAGCCGCCTCCAGAAGGATTTTGGCAAGAAATCTGGCGAAAATCTCTTCCAACTCTGTCGAGGTCAGGATAATCGCCCATTGAACTTCTGTCAGCAACGAAAATCCGTCTCTACTGAAGTTAACTACGGCATCAGATTTACCAAGAAATCCGAACTGGAGACATTCCTGAGGCAACTGAGTGA
Proteins encoded in this window:
- the LOC129804450 gene encoding DNA repair protein REV1, which gives rise to MEEKQEKRKKSKREEEEDNGFAQFGGYMDAKISKLEQQFLDNAKNSGIQKSTLFSGISIYVNGHTNPSAEALKMIMMEHGGIYHTYERSHTTFIIASNLPDVKVRKMMPSKTIIKPEWIVDCLKEQKIIDYKKYLYDFNHRVSQPKLTFAQKAEDDGKKARTAVNPNFLSEFYSNSRLHHISTLGLALKDYVNDLRERHQGDFPGRIEMNFSRNSGPPGQKVIMHIDMDCFFVSVGLRSRPHLRGLPVAVTHSKGGRNPVSADKSFKDLSAIDEEAAEENSKNILRVGSSGKSLSLSEIASCSYEARQKGIKNGMFMGTALKICPDLKTIPYDFSQYREVSYILYDSIARYTLDIEAVSCDEMFVDLTDLLATTGVSCEDFITHIRAEIKQKTNCPCSVGIGENRLLARLATRKAKPDGQYFFPRENIPNFMQDVPLKDLPGVGRSTCEKLGENGWVSCGDLQGVPLSRLQKDFGKKSGENLFQLCRGQDNRPLNFCQQRKSVSTEVNYGIRFTKKSELETFLRQLSEETAKRLREVGLKGKSVTLKLMIRAQDAPVETAKFMGHGICDHIAKSSPLTTFTDDPETIFQAIWKISEELNIPSEELRGIGVQVTKLNKGDAGKPPQSSVMDLFNQMKAKPKLQKLSEARKAENAEEKLPPTMPDLDPEVLKALPEELREEILRDYSEWKKVQNSAQEKTPTKSPPAAKIEPKPETVIRKKAPGLISSSNILGKKNWLDIVTQWVNSSDCPKTCDVEHLSRNAREFVRAKDIVDLHSQLEYLFLLINQKNNCNWHKSYRFLIQEVQREMLLIYEIKLKISNKFNCGQCE